The following are encoded together in the Flavobacterium haoranii genome:
- a CDS encoding type II secretion system F family protein, protein MSLDLSTYKTENQKPKKEFQFNLDNIQFSKTFSDKEKEIFYRELGMLLKSGVDFKKALEIVSQQVTKKKERELILTLKDKIVHGKSIYESMKESNQFSPYEYYSVQIGEETRKLEEVLFELQKYFNRKIQMRRQIVSVLTYPAIVMLVTVLVLYFMLNKVVPMFSSVFRQFGSELPKSTQYIIKLSNHSGTIFGVFILILIGLFTMHYFLKTKDSYRKFTSSLVLKIPYFGKLIRKIYISRFCQSMNLLITSRTTLLTSLGLTSKMIGFYPIEKSIEQIKEDITRGSSLHESLRKHSIYENKLVSMVEVAEQINQLDTMFERLTEQYNEEINHQTKMIGVILEPMIIIVIGVIVGIIMVSMYAPMFDLSKIINH, encoded by the coding sequence ATGAGTTTAGATCTTTCTACCTATAAAACCGAAAACCAAAAACCGAAAAAGGAATTCCAATTCAATTTGGATAACATTCAGTTTTCGAAAACCTTTTCCGATAAAGAAAAAGAAATTTTTTATCGCGAATTAGGGATGCTTTTAAAATCGGGTGTTGATTTTAAAAAGGCGTTAGAAATTGTGAGTCAGCAAGTAACAAAAAAGAAAGAACGCGAGCTGATTTTAACACTAAAAGATAAGATTGTTCATGGAAAAAGTATTTACGAATCTATGAAAGAATCGAACCAGTTTTCGCCTTACGAATACTACAGTGTGCAAATTGGAGAAGAAACCCGAAAATTAGAAGAAGTATTGTTTGAGTTACAAAAATACTTCAATCGAAAAATTCAAATGCGCAGGCAAATTGTTTCGGTTTTAACCTATCCAGCGATTGTAATGTTAGTTACTGTTTTAGTGTTGTATTTCATGTTGAACAAAGTTGTACCAATGTTTAGCTCTGTTTTTAGACAATTTGGAAGTGAATTGCCTAAAAGTACACAATACATCATTAAATTATCCAATCATTCAGGAACAATTTTCGGAGTTTTCATCTTGATTTTAATTGGTTTGTTTACGATGCATTACTTTTTAAAAACAAAAGACAGTTACCGAAAATTCACCTCTAGTTTAGTGTTGAAAATTCCATATTTTGGGAAATTGATTCGTAAAATATACATTTCTCGTTTTTGTCAATCGATGAATTTATTAATTACATCGAGAACTACTTTATTAACTTCTTTAGGGTTGACTTCTAAAATGATAGGGTTTTACCCCATTGAGAAATCGATAGAGCAAATAAAAGAAGATATTACGCGCGGAAGTTCTTTACATGAAAGCTTGCGTAAGCATAGTATTTACGAAAACAAATTGGTTTCGATGGTTGAAGTTGCGGAACAAATTAACCAACTCGACACCATGTTTGAACGCCTAACGGAACAATATAATGAAGAAATTAATCACCAAACTAAAATGATTGGTGTTATTTTGGAACCGATGATTATTATTGTTATTGGAGTTATTGTAGGCATTATTATGGTATCGATGTATGCACCAATGTTTGATTTGAGTAAAATTATTAATCATTGA
- a CDS encoding prepilin-type N-terminal cleavage/methylation domain-containing protein, which produces MNKKHYIQAFSIVEVMVSLVITAIIIGIIFGIFSIVSQQLINFKEQNEYTANFNRLSYSLNKAIFESEKMQFTENGLQFQTYDGSVLVYQKQEEYLIRKASQFTDTFHLNFQEIKLDTVSNENKSKIFQKLEIHLEANKQPFTLKFYKPVYAHDIIKLQTP; this is translated from the coding sequence ATGAATAAAAAGCACTACATACAAGCTTTTTCAATAGTTGAAGTTATGGTTAGTTTGGTCATAACCGCAATTATAATTGGAATCATTTTTGGAATTTTTAGCATTGTTTCACAACAGTTAATTAATTTTAAAGAACAAAATGAATATACAGCCAATTTTAACCGATTATCATACAGTTTAAATAAAGCCATTTTTGAAAGCGAAAAAATGCAGTTTACCGAAAATGGATTACAATTTCAAACCTATGATGGATCTGTTTTGGTATACCAAAAACAAGAAGAGTATTTGATTCGAAAAGCTTCTCAATTTACGGATACTTTTCATCTAAATTTTCAAGAAATAAAGCTCGATACAGTTTCCAATGAAAACAAAAGTAAGATTTTTCAAAAGCTTGAAATTCATTTAGAAGCTAACAAACAACCGTTTACTTTAAAATTCTACAAACCTGTTTACGCACACGATATTATCAAATTGCAAACACCATGA
- a CDS encoding toxin-antitoxin system YwqK family antitoxin codes for MKKLLFVSILSFVLLAATDPYSIKRISDKDFRYEFYTTDKKVSVKHNKEYFWFKGGLIHKAEGGVAGQVLDGDFKKYYHSNQLAEQGTLKKGLKVGLWKTWFENGATKSTQEYSSGLKQGKFFSYNVEGKMLEKGYYKSGKKHGYWINFVKQDTTRYKNGVIFIKKPKLTKEEKAALKEQKQKDRELEKLEKEKQKEAKAKEKELKKNAKTDPKNKTEKEPFYKRIFKKKDKK; via the coding sequence ATGAAAAAGTTACTATTCGTTAGCATATTAAGTTTTGTTTTACTTGCTGCTACTGATCCCTATAGCATTAAAAGAATATCCGATAAAGATTTTCGTTACGAGTTTTATACCACTGATAAAAAGGTTAGTGTAAAACACAATAAAGAGTATTTTTGGTTTAAAGGAGGTTTAATTCACAAAGCTGAAGGCGGTGTTGCTGGTCAGGTTTTAGATGGCGATTTCAAAAAGTATTACCACAGTAATCAATTAGCAGAGCAAGGCACTTTAAAAAAAGGTCTAAAGGTAGGTTTGTGGAAAACTTGGTTTGAAAATGGCGCTACAAAAAGTACGCAAGAATACAGTAGTGGCTTAAAACAAGGTAAGTTTTTCAGCTATAATGTCGAGGGTAAAATGCTTGAGAAAGGCTATTACAAATCGGGTAAAAAACATGGTTATTGGATTAATTTCGTAAAACAAGATACTACACGCTATAAAAACGGAGTAATTTTTATTAAAAAGCCGAAATTAACAAAAGAAGAAAAAGCGGCTTTAAAAGAGCAAAAGCAAAAAGATCGCGAGTTAGAAAAGCTTGAAAAAGAAAAACAAAAAGAAGCTAAAGCCAAAGAAAAAGAATTAAAGAAAAACGCAAAAACGGATCCAAAAAATAAAACTGAAAAAGAACCTTTCTATAAACGTATTTTCAAGAAAAAAGACAAAAAATAA
- a CDS encoding RHS repeat domain-containing protein, with protein sequence MFDYYPFGMLIPNRHGSSNSYRYGFQGQEKDDEIKGEGNSLNYTFRMHDPRVGRFFTVDPLFKDYPHYTPYSFSGNKLIAHIELEGKEEVWFHKSVDDSYKTMIRVERKTDVGKKMYKKLKSQTDYNIMYFSFKGYPADGMQLQITNIDEFNKYKEQYPSVLKDVSDNVYKKTSNEGRIILIGVNKSNIGSEEHKLKNATKVLNHEEFHVTSTLSGKYDREEQNDLDHGDYYGEVRWSSPSKEDIQSLPKYKNTIAKKDYDKIDKIIEADIKIKEESNEN encoded by the coding sequence ATTTTTGACTACTATCCTTTTGGAATGCTAATCCCTAACCGCCACGGTTCTAGCAATAGCTACCGTTACGGCTTCCAAGGGCAAGAAAAAGACGACGAAATTAAAGGTGAAGGAAACTCATTAAACTACACTTTTAGAATGCACGACCCGAGAGTAGGTAGGTTTTTTACCGTTGATCCGTTGTTTAAAGATTATCCACATTATACTCCATATAGTTTTAGTGGGAATAAACTCATTGCTCATATTGAACTTGAAGGAAAGGAAGAAGTTTGGTTCCACAAGAGTGTAGATGATAGTTACAAAACTATGATAAGAGTTGAGAGAAAGACAGATGTTGGAAAGAAAATGTATAAAAAATTAAAATCCCAAACAGATTACAATATTATGTATTTTTCATTTAAAGGTTATCCTGCAGATGGAATGCAATTACAAATTACAAATATTGACGAGTTTAATAAATACAAAGAGCAGTATCCATCTGTTTTAAAAGATGTTTCTGATAATGTATATAAGAAAACTTCAAATGAAGGTAGAATTATATTAATAGGTGTTAATAAAAGTAATATTGGTTCTGAGGAGCATAAGCTAAAAAATGCTACAAAAGTTTTAAATCATGAAGAGTTCCATGTAACTTCAACCCTAAGCGGAAAGTATGATAGAGAGGAACAAAATGACTTAGATCATGGCGATTATTATGGAGAAGTTAGATGGTCTAGTCCGTCCAAAGAAGATATACAATCTTTACCAAAATACAAAAATACTATAGCAAAAAAAGACTATGATAAAATTGATAAAATCATAGAAGCAGATATAAAAATTAAAGAAGAAAGCAATGAAAATTAG
- a CDS encoding tyrosine-type recombinase/integrase: protein MKKTQDLVPLFKQMIRESENGKRLKKNGEKITAGTIENYKYVLHNLIQFSTETNFELRVCSILRLTKRELQSEKAYWKKFYKNFTEFMYKKGCFDNYVGANIKVIRVFFNYLKIEKDIYTGDFHKQFYVRKEEIDILVLSPEQLKFLIHNKEFESQLVSTQRKVKDIFVFGCTTGLRFSDIFLLTNKNFEKTNDEWYLKLKSKKTKTYSFIKLPSYAIDIYKKYKPTSDRKSIFGEKNLSNFNRSIKRIGEMAGFTDSVHISREKQGKTKKIGNASNDRFCDKMSSHMMRRTAITTLLILGMPEHLVRKISGHSHASSSFNRYVHYAQAYIDKEIDKVYNKLEVY from the coding sequence ATGAAAAAAACACAAGATTTGGTTCCGTTGTTTAAACAAATGATTCGAGAATCGGAAAACGGAAAGCGTTTAAAGAAAAATGGAGAAAAAATTACAGCAGGAACCATTGAGAATTATAAATATGTTTTGCACAACTTAATTCAGTTTTCTACGGAAACTAATTTTGAATTGCGTGTGTGTAGTATTTTACGTTTAACCAAGCGTGAATTGCAATCGGAAAAAGCCTATTGGAAGAAGTTTTACAAAAACTTTACCGAATTTATGTATAAAAAAGGTTGTTTTGATAATTATGTGGGTGCGAATATAAAAGTGATTCGTGTTTTTTTTAATTACTTAAAAATAGAAAAAGACATTTATACTGGCGATTTTCACAAACAATTTTATGTACGAAAAGAGGAAATTGATATTTTAGTTTTATCGCCAGAACAATTAAAGTTTTTAATTCACAACAAAGAATTCGAAAGTCAGTTGGTTTCTACACAACGAAAAGTGAAAGATATTTTTGTGTTTGGTTGTACCACAGGTTTACGTTTTTCGGATATTTTTTTGTTAACCAATAAAAATTTTGAAAAAACAAATGACGAATGGTATTTGAAACTGAAGTCAAAAAAAACAAAAACCTATAGTTTTATAAAACTGCCGAGTTATGCCATTGATATTTACAAAAAGTACAAACCTACTAGCGATAGAAAATCCATTTTCGGAGAGAAGAATTTATCTAACTTCAATCGTTCTATAAAACGGATTGGTGAAATGGCTGGTTTTACAGATTCAGTTCATATATCAAGGGAAAAACAAGGGAAAACTAAGAAAATAGGAAATGCTTCTAATGATCGTTTTTGTGATAAAATGAGTTCGCACATGATGCGTAGAACTGCAATTACTACGTTATTAATTTTAGGAATGCCAGAGCACCTTGTTCGTAAGATTAGCGGACATAGTCATGCGAGTAGTTCTTTTAATCGATATGTACATTATGCTCAGGCTTATATTGATAAAGAGATTGATAAGGTGTATAATAAACTAGAGGTTTATTGA
- the mtaB gene encoding tRNA (N(6)-L-threonylcarbamoyladenosine(37)-C(2))-methylthiotransferase MtaB has product MENKKKVAFYTLGCKLNFSETSTIARNFQEEGFDRVDFEEVADIYVINTCSVTDNADKQFKQVVRKALQKNDKAFVAAVGCYAQLKPEELAAVDGVDLVLGATEKFKITDYINDLSKNDMGEVHSCEIEEADFYVGSYSIGDRTRAFLKVQDGCDYKCTYCTIPLARGISRSDTMENVMKNAAEISAKGIKEIVLTGVNIGDYGKGEFGNKKHEHTFLELVQHLDEVEGIERLRISSIEPNLLKNETIEFVSKSRTFVPHFHIPLQSGSNDILKKMKRRYLRELYVDRVTKIREVMPHACIGVDVIVGFPGETDEHFLETYHFLNDLDISYLHVFTYSERDNTEAVDMDGVVPKNVRAKRSKMLRGLSVKKRRAFYESQIGTTRTVLFEGENKEGYIHGFTENYVKVITPWNPELVNTLHEVNLTKIDEEGRVRIEFVNELV; this is encoded by the coding sequence ATGGAAAACAAAAAGAAAGTTGCGTTTTATACGCTTGGATGTAAATTAAACTTTTCTGAAACATCCACCATTGCCAGAAATTTTCAAGAAGAAGGTTTTGATCGTGTTGACTTTGAAGAAGTAGCCGATATTTATGTAATCAATACGTGTTCGGTTACTGATAACGCCGATAAACAATTTAAACAAGTGGTTCGTAAAGCTCTACAAAAGAATGATAAGGCTTTTGTGGCTGCTGTGGGTTGTTATGCGCAGTTAAAACCAGAAGAATTAGCTGCTGTTGATGGTGTTGATTTGGTTTTAGGAGCTACTGAAAAATTCAAAATTACAGATTATATCAATGATTTGTCGAAAAACGACATGGGCGAAGTGCATTCTTGCGAAATCGAAGAAGCCGATTTTTATGTTGGAAGTTATTCTATTGGTGATAGAACTCGTGCGTTTTTAAAAGTACAAGATGGTTGTGATTATAAATGTACGTATTGTACGATTCCATTGGCTAGAGGAATTTCTCGAAGCGATACTATGGAAAATGTAATGAAAAACGCAGCTGAAATTTCTGCTAAAGGAATTAAAGAAATTGTTTTAACGGGAGTTAATATTGGTGATTACGGAAAAGGAGAATTCGGAAACAAAAAACACGAACATACTTTTTTAGAATTGGTGCAACATTTAGACGAGGTTGAAGGAATCGAACGTTTACGTATTTCTTCTATAGAACCAAATCTGTTGAAAAATGAAACGATTGAATTTGTTTCAAAAAGTAGAACATTTGTGCCGCATTTTCACATTCCATTACAATCGGGTTCAAACGATATTTTAAAGAAAATGAAACGTCGTTATTTACGTGAATTATATGTAGATAGAGTTACGAAAATTCGTGAAGTAATGCCCCATGCTTGTATTGGAGTTGATGTTATTGTTGGTTTTCCAGGTGAAACCGACGAGCATTTCTTAGAAACGTATCATTTCTTGAACGATTTAGATATTTCTTATTTACACGTTTTTACGTATTCTGAAAGAGATAATACAGAAGCAGTAGATATGGATGGAGTAGTACCAAAGAATGTTCGTGCAAAACGCAGTAAAATGTTACGCGGACTTTCAGTTAAAAAACGTAGAGCATTCTACGAAAGTCAAATTGGAACTACAAGAACAGTTTTGTTTGAAGGTGAAAATAAAGAAGGTTATATTCATGGATTTACTGAAAATTATGTAAAAGTTATTACACCTTGGAATCCTGAATTAGTAAATACATTACATGAAGTGAACCTAACAAAAATAGATGAAGAAGGTCGCGTTCGAATTGAATTTGTAAATGAATTAGTTTAA
- a CDS encoding acyl-CoA thioesterase, with translation MKTTNTVDASKIILSELMLPSHSNFSGKIHGGYLLKLMDQIAFASASKYSGCYCVTASVDTVDFLNPVEVGELVTLKASVNYVGNSSMVVGIRVDSENIQTGVKKHCNSSYFTMVAKDDEGNNTKVPALEIKNLEEVRRFFDAVRKINQKKKLKTLEEKFDHTSQESLASLKNYNVILDL, from the coding sequence ATGAAAACAACTAATACTGTAGATGCTTCAAAAATTATACTATCGGAATTAATGTTGCCTTCTCATTCTAATTTTAGTGGAAAAATTCATGGTGGTTATCTTTTAAAATTAATGGATCAAATTGCTTTTGCTTCTGCTTCTAAATATTCAGGTTGCTATTGTGTTACAGCTTCTGTTGATACTGTAGATTTTTTAAATCCGGTGGAAGTTGGCGAATTAGTTACTTTAAAAGCTTCAGTTAACTATGTAGGTAACAGTTCAATGGTTGTTGGTATTCGTGTTGATTCTGAAAACATACAAACTGGTGTAAAAAAACATTGTAATTCGAGTTATTTTACAATGGTTGCAAAAGATGACGAAGGCAACAATACAAAAGTTCCAGCATTGGAAATCAAAAACTTAGAAGAAGTAAGACGATTTTTCGATGCAGTTAGAAAAATAAATCAAAAGAAAAAGCTAAAAACCCTTGAAGAAAAATTTGATCATACTTCGCAAGAGTCTTTAGCTTCTTTAAAAAATTACAATGTAATTTTAGATTTATAA
- a CDS encoding 6-phosphogluconate dehydrogenase — protein MNIIKKIFIYFVLFFALGSIAYISFVYYVPYSEGVRSGELIKISNKGYLVKTWEGELSQGISGAQIFSFSVEGKNQEIINQLKEYQGSYVKVDYIERYRTFFWWGDTRYFITKVEKENSPHFNINSNENN, from the coding sequence ATGAACATAATTAAAAAAATATTTATCTATTTCGTTTTATTTTTTGCTTTAGGAAGCATCGCTTACATAAGTTTTGTGTATTATGTTCCGTATAGTGAAGGAGTTCGTTCTGGTGAATTAATAAAAATTAGTAATAAAGGTTATTTAGTAAAAACTTGGGAAGGCGAATTGAGTCAAGGAATTTCTGGTGCGCAAATATTCAGCTTTTCAGTTGAAGGCAAGAATCAAGAAATCATCAATCAACTTAAAGAATACCAAGGCAGCTATGTAAAAGTTGATTATATAGAACGTTATCGAACATTTTTTTGGTGGGGCGATACTCGTTATTTTATCACAAAAGTAGAAAAAGAAAATTCGCCTCATTTTAATATCAATTCAAATGAAAACAACTAA
- the rmuC gene encoding DNA recombination protein RmuC, translating to MSQTILVLAVFILALAIGFYIGKLLTKSQSQSATSGLEERINGLLSQIDQLKQQFQQEKNQLEKSVENLSVEKDTLQKEKESLAIHLAKKENDFDNLLERNKEQKQELTEVQEKFTKEFELLANKILEEKTNKFTEQNKENMKIILNPLQEKIQLFEKKVEDTHKESIDYHAALRQQILGLKEMNEQMSKETINLTKALKGDSKMQGNWGELVLERVLEKSGLEKGREYEVQQSFTTEDGNRIQPDVIVNLPDGKKMVVDSKVSLTAYERFVNEDDDTLKANFLKEHVNSIKRHVEQLGDKNYQDIYHMESPDFVLLFIPIEPAFALALQEDSTLYNKAFEKNIVIVTPSTLLATLRTIDSMWTNQKQQENAIEIARQAGALYDKFEGFVQDLIKIGKKMDEAKSEYGNAMNKLVEGKGNLVNSVERLKKMGAKAKKSIPEAVLKRAIENDDNILEENL from the coding sequence ATGTCGCAAACAATTTTAGTACTCGCCGTTTTTATTTTAGCATTGGCTATCGGTTTTTACATTGGTAAATTGCTTACCAAATCACAATCACAATCCGCAACTTCTGGTTTAGAAGAACGCATTAATGGTTTGTTAAGCCAAATAGACCAATTAAAACAACAGTTTCAACAAGAAAAAAATCAGTTGGAAAAAAGTGTAGAAAACCTATCCGTTGAAAAAGATACGCTTCAAAAAGAGAAAGAAAGTCTAGCAATTCATTTGGCAAAAAAAGAAAATGATTTCGATAATTTATTGGAACGAAATAAAGAACAAAAACAAGAATTAACAGAAGTTCAAGAGAAATTTACCAAAGAATTTGAACTTTTGGCAAATAAAATATTGGAAGAAAAAACCAATAAATTCACCGAACAAAACAAAGAAAACATGAAAATCATCCTGAATCCGCTTCAGGAAAAAATTCAATTGTTTGAGAAAAAAGTAGAAGATACACACAAAGAAAGTATCGATTATCATGCTGCGCTGCGCCAACAAATCTTAGGTTTGAAGGAAATGAACGAGCAAATGAGCAAAGAAACCATTAACCTGACTAAAGCGTTAAAAGGCGATAGCAAAATGCAAGGAAATTGGGGCGAATTGGTTCTGGAGCGTGTTTTAGAAAAATCGGGCTTAGAAAAAGGTCGCGAATATGAAGTACAGCAAAGTTTTACCACCGAAGACGGCAATCGCATTCAACCCGATGTTATCGTAAATCTTCCTGATGGTAAGAAAATGGTGGTCGATTCAAAAGTTTCTTTAACGGCTTATGAACGATTTGTAAATGAAGACGACGATACTTTAAAAGCGAACTTTTTAAAAGAACACGTTAACTCGATTAAGCGTCACGTAGAACAATTAGGCGATAAAAACTATCAGGATATTTACCATATGGAAAGTCCCGATTTTGTGTTGTTATTTATCCCAATTGAACCTGCTTTTGCTCTTGCGTTACAAGAAGACAGCACTTTGTACAACAAGGCTTTTGAAAAGAATATAGTGATTGTAACGCCTTCCACCCTTTTGGCAACACTTCGTACTATCGATAGCATGTGGACGAACCAAAAGCAACAAGAAAATGCTATTGAAATTGCGCGCCAGGCCGGAGCTTTATATGACAAATTTGAAGGTTTTGTTCAAGATTTGATTAAAATTGGCAAAAAAATGGACGAAGCCAAAAGTGAATATGGCAATGCTATGAATAAATTAGTTGAAGGAAAAGGTAATTTAGTCAATAGTGTTGAACGATTAAAAAAAATGGGAGCCAAAGCTAAAAAATCAATTCCAGAAGCGGTTTTAAAAAGAGCTATAGAAAATGACGATAACATCTTAGAAGAAAACTTATGA
- a CDS encoding pseudouridine synthase has translation MQHHHFLLHKPHGFLSQFIYEKKRNKRLLGELFSFPEGTMAIGRLDEDSEGLLLLTTDGMMSEIVRAKSVEKEYYAQVDGLITDEAVEQLQKGVEIGFKGIRYMTKPCQAKRITELSNFIGEGRRIRDERHGPTSWVSITVTEGKFRQVRKMTAAVGFPTLRLVRVRIGNTHLAGISAGEVKEIIAFDL, from the coding sequence ATGCAACATCATCATTTTTTATTGCATAAACCGCATGGTTTTTTAAGTCAGTTTATTTACGAAAAGAAACGAAACAAACGTTTGTTGGGCGAATTGTTTTCTTTTCCTGAAGGAACTATGGCAATTGGTCGGTTAGATGAAGATTCTGAAGGTTTATTGTTGTTAACCACTGACGGAATGATGAGCGAAATAGTGCGTGCCAAATCAGTTGAAAAGGAATATTATGCCCAAGTCGACGGTTTAATAACGGATGAAGCTGTCGAACAATTGCAAAAAGGAGTTGAGATTGGTTTTAAAGGCATTCGATATATGACGAAACCTTGCCAAGCTAAACGAATTACAGAATTATCAAATTTTATCGGTGAAGGAAGAAGAATCCGCGACGAACGTCACGGACCCACGAGTTGGGTTTCGATAACAGTTACCGAAGGTAAATTTCGCCAAGTTCGAAAAATGACCGCGGCAGTTGGCTTTCCAACGTTGCGTTTGGTTCGAGTTCGCATTGGAAATACGCATTTAGCAGGAATTTCTGCAGGTGAAGTTAAAGAAATAATCGCTTTTGATTTGTAA
- a CDS encoding ABC transporter ATP-binding protein: protein MTEHILNIKDLTIGYQKGKSQTIIQSHINLSLDKGKLVALIGKNGIGKSTFLKTITQVIEPISGTVTLNGKNLKQYSVVDLAQELSLVLTETLPPSNLTIYEIVALGRQPYTNWIGTLSEEDQTKITEAIELTGISDYCNKRYYEVSDGQLQKAMIARALAQDTSIIVLDEPTTHLDLVHKITLLKLLQKLTHETGKTILYSTHDLDLAIQLADEMIVFTENDIFHNQPCNLINEGVFDKIFQNEDIMFDATIGKFKVK, encoded by the coding sequence ATGACAGAGCATATTTTAAATATCAAAGATTTAACAATTGGATACCAAAAAGGGAAATCTCAAACTATAATTCAGTCTCATATAAATTTGAGTTTAGATAAAGGAAAATTAGTTGCTTTAATTGGTAAAAATGGAATTGGGAAATCTACTTTTTTAAAAACCATTACTCAAGTTATTGAACCTATTTCTGGAACAGTTACTCTTAATGGTAAAAATTTAAAACAATATTCTGTAGTCGATTTAGCTCAAGAATTAAGTTTAGTGCTTACAGAAACACTTCCACCAAGCAATTTAACAATTTATGAAATTGTTGCTTTAGGAAGACAACCCTACACCAATTGGATTGGAACTTTAAGCGAAGAAGATCAAACAAAAATAACCGAAGCAATTGAACTAACAGGAATTTCAGATTATTGTAATAAACGTTATTATGAAGTAAGTGATGGTCAATTGCAAAAAGCTATGATAGCACGCGCTTTAGCTCAAGACACATCTATTATTGTTTTAGACGAACCCACCACACATTTAGATTTAGTACATAAAATTACCTTACTAAAACTATTGCAAAAACTTACACACGAAACTGGGAAAACCATTTTATACTCAACGCACGATTTAGATTTAGCCATTCAATTAGCAGATGAAATGATTGTTTTTACTGAAAATGATATTTTTCATAACCAACCTTGCAATCTAATAAACGAAGGTGTTTTTGATAAAATATTTCAAAATGAAGATATTATGTTCGATGCCACAATCGGAAAATTTAAAGTAAAGTAG
- a CDS encoding iron ABC transporter permease, translated as MPTENKNKLIFTLLIVAVTFLFFTNISLGSVTIPYQDIFNGLIGKSMQKESWEIILYNFRLPKAVTAILVGVGLSTCGLLMQTLFRNPLAGPYVLGLSSGASLGVALIILSSGLLPVSIAHYFLSGYGLIIASGLGSFLVFMAVILVANKIKDTMSILIVGLMFSSFTSAIVSILSYFSTAEQLQKYTFWAMGSISNLAWKDIIILTFLVFFGLLLTLFVLKPLNALLLGERYAKSIGINFSKTKYFIIIATSFLAGSITALVGPIAFIGLAVPHISKLIFKTSNHFILFGSTLLIGALVMLICDTIAQLPGNDITLPINAITSIFGAPIVIWLLLRKRKIQL; from the coding sequence ATGCCAACAGAAAATAAAAATAAACTAATATTTACACTGCTAATTGTAGCCGTTACATTTTTGTTTTTTACCAATATTAGCTTGGGTTCAGTAACTATTCCTTATCAAGATATTTTTAATGGATTAATAGGAAAATCGATGCAAAAGGAAAGTTGGGAAATTATTCTTTACAACTTTCGATTACCCAAAGCGGTAACTGCAATTCTTGTTGGTGTTGGTTTATCAACTTGTGGTTTATTAATGCAAACTTTATTCAGAAATCCACTTGCTGGACCCTATGTTTTAGGTTTGAGTTCTGGAGCAAGTTTAGGTGTTGCTTTAATTATTTTAAGTTCAGGATTGTTACCTGTTTCAATTGCACATTATTTTTTATCAGGCTATGGATTAATTATAGCTTCTGGTTTAGGAAGTTTTTTAGTTTTTATGGCTGTTATTCTGGTTGCAAACAAAATTAAAGACACCATGAGCATTTTAATTGTTGGCTTAATGTTCAGTAGCTTTACAAGCGCAATTGTTTCTATTTTATCTTATTTTTCCACTGCCGAACAGTTACAGAAATATACTTTTTGGGCAATGGGAAGCATCAGTAACTTAGCTTGGAAAGATATAATAATCTTAACTTTTTTAGTGTTTTTTGGTTTACTACTAACACTTTTCGTTTTAAAACCATTAAATGCTTTATTATTAGGCGAACGCTATGCAAAAAGCATTGGAATTAATTTTTCTAAAACTAAATACTTCATCATAATTGCAACAAGTTTTTTAGCCGGAAGCATTACCGCTTTAGTTGGACCAATTGCATTTATTGGATTAGCGGTTCCACATATTTCAAAACTAATTTTCAAAACGAGTAATCATTTTATATTGTTTGGAAGTACATTATTAATAGGTGCTCTTGTAATGCTAATTTGCGATACTATTGCACAATTACCAGGAAATGATATAACTTTACCCATCAACGCGATAACTTCAATTTTTGGAGCGCCAATTGTTATTTGGTTATTATTACGTAAAAGAAAAATTCAATTGTAA